agtctcaaactcctggaatcaagtgatcctcccgcctcagcctcctgagtagctgggactacaggtgcatgccaccacgcctggctggctTATTATATTGATgtgcattctttttgtttttattgttgtaggATACCCTCTGGTTTCATAGGGGATAATCCTTAAGAGtagaaaaatgcacaaatttgtgtggtgctaatttttaaaaagagggattTGTTTTAGGTACAAATATTTACCTAGTTTTTATTCTAAAATCCTTAGCTTTTCTGGCCCATTGGATTGCTTTTATGAGTGCTAATGtcttctttaatatctttttggctgggcatgtggtggttcatgcctgtaatcccagcactttgggaggctgagatgggtggatctcttgagaccaagagttcgagaccagcctaaccaacatgccaaaaccccatctctactaaaaatacaaaaaaatagccagatgtggtggcatgtacctgtagtcccagctactcaacaggctgagacatgagaattgcttgaacccaggaggcaaaagttgcagtgagccgagatcatgccactgcactccagtccaggggacagagtgaggctctgtctcaaaaacaaacaaaaaactttttaataatttgtgaCTTCTGGCTGTTTCCAGGCAGAGAGGGTTAGCAATCTCCCATTTTTAACCAGGAGAGAGCATTCTTGAGCATCTATAGGAAATAGGCACTAATTAAGGAAAGGGCTAAACTAGGGTAGATCTTGGAAGCAAAACATAGTTGAATTTAGGATACTTTGGCAGGAGTGAAACTGTTAATCCCAATCTTCAAATGTGAGGGTTTCCTATGCATGTGAATTTGTGTGCACTTCTGATTTTAGTACAGCTTAATCAACACTGCAGCCCAGTTACTGTTTAGTTCATTGCATAGTACTGGACTCTAGTTCTGAGTTGGATCCTGCCAGTTGCATGAGCCAGCCACATAACTTTTGTCGATTCATCATTGGCACTAGTAAATTAAATGGGCTTAATTAGGGGGATCAATTAAGTTCACTCTTTGAGAGCAGACCAGCATATCCCTGTTGCTTGTTGCAGACTCATCAGTTCTTTGAAGTTATgtaaacaaagattttaaaagttatgttCCACCATAGTGTAGCCTTCTAAAATaaagattacattttaaattagttACCACTTTAACATTGATGCTCCCAGAAGATGCATTGTGTTTATCCTGGAGTTTGATGTATTCCCTGACTCATAGCCTTGGGGCTTCTTGTGCTTCAGTTTAAGAAGCATAGGACCCAGAGGATCTCTTAGGTCTCTTGCAGCTCTGATATGCAATAAATGAGAGTTTGTTCTTTAGTTTTGATAAAGTATAcctttaagaaattataaatccATAACAGGGAGAAATATGACTGATTTACATGATGTAACATCTTTCTCTGAAAATTAAAGGTTGCAATTCTATTTTATGTGAAAGCTGTTTCATCTGAAACTCCATGTAATTTAATAAATGGATTGCAAAATTAGAAAACCCTTTGTAGATGTCATCATTGTTGCTTTCAGTATTTCTTTGCtgcaattctgtttttttctttcctggctgCTAATTGGATTAAAGACTGTTTTTGCCAACCATGGCATCTGGAGATGACAGTCCTATCTTTGAAGATGATGAAAGGTAAATGTCTTATATTGCAGTAAACTAGCCTTTGACATTTTCAAGATTGTTATCATTCAAAAGAGTGATTTATCCAAGCTACTCTGTTAAGAATACATTCtgtaaaatttcagaatacaTGGTTCTGCTTTTATATGACTTAGAGCAGGAGTAGTAAATACCTGGCGTGGGGGTAGCCTCCAGTAACATGGCATCCGTTTCGGTAGAGCCTTTATATGAGGTCTCCTCTTTTCTCTCAGCACAGAGTTCTTGGCAACTACTTCAAAATGATATAAAATCCATTTACCATCTTCAATTTAGAGCATACAAAGGGAATTAGGGTGAACAAAGAGGAAGATGTAGTTAAGAGAACAGGCTTTGGAGCCAGAATCCTAGGTttaaatcctgcctctgccacttaaTGTCATTGTAACCTTAGGTAAAcccttagcctctctgagcctcatctgtaaaataaggatactAACAGTAGCCATCCCATGGTGATTCTGTGAGTTAACATATTTAAAGCTCTTAGAACAGTAACTGGCACATAGTAATCACTTAATAGCTGTTAGCTATGATCATTATTACTGTAATAAATGATACTTCTGTCAAAGCTAAAAAGATGCACCAGTATCAAAATATTAATtagatattatatatgtattatatcattcACACAGGATATATTAACATCAAAAATATGTGTTTAAGTATATGCCAGAAATTTCTGACAAACCAcaatcctttatttatttcttatttttgagacagtctcagtctTTCACCTGGGCTGGAACatggtggtgcaatcatggctcactgcagcctcaacctcctgggctcggcatcccaagtagctgggactccaggcattcGCCATCATGTGTgactaatatttttgtagagacagggtttcaccatgttgcccaggctggtctggaactcctgggctcaagtaatctgcccaccttggtttcccaaagtgtgggattacaggcatgagcccctcaCCCAGCCCAaagtcctttatttttttaaataagatttcctGTAATAATGCCAAGAatatttttcataacattttaaaattatttttatctttattaatagGACATTTCTTCCATGACTTTTTTCTGTCTCAGTATAATAAATTAGAAACTTTTTGTTAAAACAAATCCCTAGTATTAGTTTAAGTATGGGAGGTTTGGAGAGTTCTTGTTTTAGAGTGATTAGAcctgaaaaggagaaataaaattaaataccattGTTTTTAAATGGGAGCTGGTGGGGGAAGAGTAAAGACTTTTTACTGACCTTTCCATGCACTATACTGTAGCCTAACCTAAAATACTAACCAGGATAAACTGATGCATTCTTAATCCTATTAATATTCAGGTGGCTTTTTTTAGAAGTAATCGGACTATGTACCCATATATAGTAGTTGTATCTTAAAGGAAGAGTGAATAAGAGGGAGAAAATAGTTACATGTACTGTGAGTAGAATTTCTTAGGTACTGTCACtttaatattttgacattttagaGGGTTTAATCTAATATTTTCATCTTGGAAAGATTAATTGGTTATTTAATTAGTATTTTGGCCCTGtataattgctttattttattcctttatcccTCCTTACAGTCTAGAAAAAATGACAGACCTCGTAGCTGTCTGGGATGTTGCTTTAAGTGACGGAGTCCACAAGATTGAATTTGAACATGGGACTACATCAGGCAAACGAGTAGTATATGTAGATGGAAAGGTAGGAAGAAAATATGTTACTTTGTAAAATACGATGTATAGAGAAGCTTGATTTTGTTAAAGTAGCATCTTCATATGTGAATTCGGGCTTCTTTTTTCTTATAGTCATGTTTTTGATCTGTATCATTTTGCTGTGTAAATAGTTATAGAATTCATGGAATATAGCATGTAATATTTAAACTtaaagtgcttttattttctaaaacctTGGCatcataaattaataaaattatatccttttttttttgagacaacgtctcgctctgtcgcccaggctggagtgcagtggtgcggtctcggctcactgcaagctccgcctcccgggtttaagcgattctcctgcctcagcctcccaagtagctgggactacaggcacccgccactacgcccggctaattttttgtatttttagtagagacggggtttcaccgtgttggccaggctggtctcaaacacctgacctcgtgatccgcctgcctcagcctcccaaagcttgctgggattacaggcatgagccaccacgcctggcaataaaattatatctaaatGGCATTGCCTTTGTTTACTTTAcgttatttctaaaattaaattttaatttttcttccgtTTGgttcaaatttttctattttattatgtaGGAAGAGATAAGGAAAGATTGGATGTTCAAATTAGTGGGCAGAGAAACATTCTATGTTGGAGCTGCGAAGACAAAAGCGACCATAAATATAGATGCTATCAGTGGTTTTGCTTATGAATATACTCTGGAAATTAATGGGAAAAGTCTCAAGAAGTATATGGAGAACAGATCAAAAACCACCAATACTTGGATATTACACATGGATGGTGAGAACTTTAGAATTGTTTTGGGTAAGTTAGTGCTGTTTCTgcataacttatttttttataatGTCTGTTTAATTCCTGTAACTATTCAGACCTTCTATGGAGGTTTGAAAAGGAGAGGGAGTGTAAGTGCAGGTGTATTTCacttgtttaaaaacattttttaaagtctttttgttTCCCATCTGCTTGGGATTGTCTAGCAGGTGTGTATATTGTCCAGCAGGTGTATTTCTAATGTGTCCTGTGTAAATGAAGCATTCATTTAATCCACCATTTTATATGTAAGCTATCTTAAGCCAGGTTTTATGGTGATGGATTTGAGGATTATAggtttaggtttttaaaaaatgtaatattgccaggcgcggtgactcatgcttgtaatcccagcactttggtaggccgaggcgggaggatcacctgaggtcaggagtttgagaccagcctggtcaacatggtgaaaccccgtctctactaaaaatacaaaaattagctggacatagtggcacatgcctgtaatccagctactcaggaggctgaggcaggggaatcacttgaatccaggaggtggaggttgcagtgagcaagattgcaccactgcattccagtctgggtgacaaagcaagactctgtctcaaaaaaaaaaaaagtaatattgatgtagattttgatattatttggtatttctctttataaatatatcttaaaGGCAATTGGAAATTTAGGATTTATCAGTAAGAAAGCAATATTTTCCTAGATAACAATAGGCTTAGTACTGCATCAGATAAAACTTATCAAAGTTTAGGACTTTTtgaagagttttgtttgtttttctaggcTTTCCTGTTTgggtttctcttttcttatggaaaatagaTATATATCTTTTCTTTACCCATATTCCTATGTCTGTTAGCAGTTTTACTCATGTTCTCTATTGCTTGGAATTCTTTTCACTCTTtgatgtttt
The sequence above is drawn from the Rhinopithecus roxellana isolate Shanxi Qingling chromosome 1, ASM756505v1, whole genome shotgun sequence genome and encodes:
- the FAIM gene encoding fas apoptotic inhibitory molecule 1 isoform X2, which gives rise to MASGDDSPIFEDDESLEKMTDLVAVWDVALSDGVHKIEFEHGTTSGKRVVYVDGKEEIRKDWMFKLVGRETFYVGAAKTKATINIDAISGFAYEYTLEINGKSLKKYMENRSKTTNTWILHMDEKDTMDVWCNGKKLETAGEFVDDGTETHFSLGNHDCYIKAVSSGKRKEGIIHTLIVDNREIPEIAS
- the FAIM gene encoding fas apoptotic inhibitory molecule 1 isoform X1, translating into MASGDDSPIFEDDESLEKMTDLVAVWDVALSDGVHKIEFEHGTTSGKRVVYVDGKEEIRKDWMFKLVGRETFYVGAAKTKATINIDAISGFAYEYTLEINGKSLKKYMENRSKTTNTWILHMDGENFRIVLEKDTMDVWCNGKKLETAGEFVDDGTETHFSLGNHDCYIKAVSSGKRKEGIIHTLIVDNREIPEIAS
- the FAIM gene encoding fas apoptotic inhibitory molecule 1 isoform X4 → MLLPFIRTLPLLCYNHLLVSPDSPTLSPPYSLEKMTDLVAVWDVALSDGVHKIEFEHGTTSGKRVVYVDGKEEIRKDWMFKLVGRETFYVGAAKTKATINIDAISGFAYEYTLEINGKSLKKYMENRSKTTNTWILHMDGENFRIVLEKDTMDVWCNGKKLETAGEFVDDGTETHFSLGNHDCYIKAVSSGKRKEGIIHTLIVDNREIPEIAS
- the FAIM gene encoding fas apoptotic inhibitory molecule 1 isoform X3; translation: MTDLVAVWDVALSDGVHKIEFEHGTTSGKRVVYVDGKEEIRKDWMFKLVGRETFYVGAAKTKATINIDAISGFAYEYTLEINGKSLKKYMENRSKTTNTWILHMDGENFRIVLEKDTMDVWCNGKKLETAGEFVDDGTETHFSLGNHDCYIKAVSSGKRKEGIIHTLIVDNREIPEIAS